The Perognathus longimembris pacificus isolate PPM17 chromosome 3, ASM2315922v1, whole genome shotgun sequence nucleotide sequence tcttgccactaggctatatccccagcccaagttaccTATTGTTATATTACAACTCTTTGTTTccctctttaatattttgttttagttcacaATTTGAAACTTTTCCTGGTTTTACCCtgcctgcagctgtaagtctgacatggagagaaaacgtgcaggcaagtaGGGGTGCTAGCCCCTCCCAGCTGCAGCGCAATGGCTGGAtgcctgttagtctgagtccccgcccagcccaggggagtctggcatgcccatcacctgggggaatgggtgggactccaccttcaaGATGGAGGACTCCATTGCCCACCACGTGCATTGCccagctagagaaaacaggatttaaccAACAAcaggcagaacttaaccgaatctctgagcttaacaaacatcaacccttttttttttcttttatttttttgctttaactCCATTGGCAGCAGCAAGCCTGCAAATGACAGGAGGACGCAGCAGGGATCCTTTCACAGACCGCTCTGGGGCCCCGCCCAGCTGCATACTCATGGAAGtacactaagttgaggaaaggttgctgaagcctcccctcccccaatcccctcacatgtcaggaaCGGAGgcggaagaaggcatcagggagacactttgatggttgaatgagtctcaaaggatttaattgggaggggggcttagatagcggtaatggcgggaaagggaaggacttgggccattggctaagatgagctgcccatcaggtgatgtcatgaaacttcctttgtgggctgggaaaCCCTATCATGGTGGTATGCACGTGTTCACCCCCCAGGgacttcttttccggttgaggccagaaggtgggaagggctccctcccacactgtcccagggctgggggaagggcagcgtctctctcggcacccttcccccaccaaggccaaaactgagtccccaacagatatgggctagtggcaagagtgcttgtctcctatatatgaagccctgggttcaattccccagtttcacatagacagaaaacggccagaagtggcactgtggctcaagtggcagagtgctagccttgaacaaaaagaagccagggacagtactcaggcactgagttcaaggcccaggactggcaaaaaaaaaagtttataacaAAAGTGTTGAGAGCATGATTTAGCAGAATCATAGCcacttagcaagcatgagactcagAATTCACAATTCAACACTACCTAaatgaacagaatagaatagatgagATTAGAATAGAACACAGATAGTCCAATGCcagctttttgtgtgtctgtagtactagggtttaaactcaggaccaatGTCATCCTATGCAGGGGCTCtctcactgagccatacctccagctccagCCCTTTTCTACACTggctattttgagatagggtctcactaaccaCTGGCCATGCTTGCTTTAGGCTCTTTCTGTCTACCTCAGATGATAGGTCTTTCTCTTGAGATAGGGGTCTAGAAGACATTTTGACAGGACTTCCCTCATGTCATGacccttcagttctcagccttccaagcagGTAGAATTGCAGGTGTACACACTTGCATCAGAGAGATGTCATGATTCTAAATGAAGAGAGGAGCCTGTATGTGCAGAATGAAGGTTAAATGAGTAAGACCACAAGATGGTAATGCAAAATAAACCATGGCTGGTCATGGTGGTACAGGCGTtatcccagcactccagaggaggaggtggtgggaaAGTATCAGGAGTAGAGTTCAGGCTACAGCTCAGGTCtacacaaagacaaaagaaaaccctCAGTAATCAGGTGCTTCTGTAACCTCTCCAATAGAATGACTTCCTTTTTCCACAGAAGGAGATCAAGATTAACAGGACAAGGTTTCCAAAGGACTTTGAGCATCCTTTGAGTTCTACGTTGATAAGAGTTATTACTTTGTAACTAAGAACAAAGTCTGTCCTCTGTTTTATTATCCCCAAGAGCCCATATCTGGGGGATGTGTGGCCTTTGGAAATGTCTGCAGAGAGACAGTGGGCTGCTGCACCTTATAAAGTGAGGTGCAGTCCTACTGACATGATCTTGCCAGGATGTTACCGCCTGTAGGATGTACCCAAAATAGCtcttgttgggatccagccttggGACTtgacacccttcccccagccctaggggaatgcagaagcaggctacagttctctgggtctggaaccagaagaaccagctttgcacccagcccccaactctcacgctagcccaggcgcctccctgtctctccctggcGCTGAGCTTTCGAGTGATGTTAGCTCAAGTGGGTCATGtgatagctctcagcctatcggtgTCCTGGCCGATCAccttctctcgctatcatttccctttacacctgccttaataaatcagattgctctggaagcctTCTCCGAGACTCGTGTGCATctggctttctttaccggtaaggaggtgggcaagcATTCTCGTTAGGCCGCGTGCACATGAGGTCAGCACTGACCCCTCCGTCCCATCCTGGCTCTCTGCTGGCCGGGTGTCCAGGcgagaggacgagaaaagggggtggcgagaaacctagctgagccttgatccccacgccaggAGACACGAGCCCGTCAAGCTCCTCTCACCTGTTGGCCTACAGTCCAGAAGGCTTAGGTTTTGCACCATGTTCCACTCTGTACTCCCACCCTTCTGTTTTCCTAACCTGAGCCACACAGGTTTGTTCTCTGAGGTCCCCAGGGCTGTGGGCAACATCGCATTTGCCTCCAGGCTGGGCTGCCTGGACCAATATTTGTAGCCCAAGGGCCTGAGGTAAAGATGAAAATGGATGCTCTAAGACAGTGTTTTCCAAATTATAACCACTGGCAAGGTATAGAGCAAGATAAATATTGGGTTTCTTTGGCTTGATTTctgggatagtgtgtgtgtgtgtgtgtgtgtgtgtgtgtgtgtgtgtgtgtgtcctatggaTTGTAGTTCCAAAACGAAATGCAGGGCACTGCAGGCTGTGCTCACCCTGGCTGCAGTCCTGCACGTTGCTTGGTTGTCTTTACACTTCAGTCTGCACGTGACTTGGTTGTCTTTACACTTCAGTCATCTCATTTGTAAactggaaggcaggaagaaaagttGGACCAGGTCATTGCTAATGCCAGCTCTAACGTACCATGTCTTTCTGAGTCTTAAACTAGAGATGGTCTTGACATGGCTTTATTCAACTTTGTTGTTCTGAGTAGCTCTGCCCAAAGACTGGTGATGTGAAGGTGAACTATGGTTTTGTTGTCTCCTTTTCTGTAGGACAGTTTGCAGTATTTTGGAGAGCAAAGATTAAATACAGAGTATGGAAATAATTTGAAAGGATAGCCATTCCATCCCAGGtaagttttctcttttgaaagggagttttttgttttgtttttgtggggagCGGTTAGTGGCACCTTCATTTGTATGTATTTGAAACTCTTCTCACACAATCAGTTAGGGGGCAGCACTTGTGCCTTGTGACAGTTCCCTGACCCCTCCCAAGTCCCCAAGCCACGCCCCCGGGGCTGCCTAGGCAGGCTTCTCCCCAGTGCATCCTACTTCCCTTTGtgcacctcccctccccagcaggcaGGTCCCATGCCTGAGATTTTCCTGGCTTCTGAAAATTCTCTCACATCTTCTGGCTTTTGATTTCACTGGAAAGAGAAGTTGATATTTCACAAACCCCTGCTAAGACAATGCACAATTCAGCCTCTGTAGAACATCACAAGGATTGCTCCTTGCTGATCCCACTTGTCTGGGAGAGGGGAAGACAAAGAGGTGGAAAAATGAGAGGCAGAGAACAAGAAATAAAGGCAGAGATAGAGATTATGAgcgaaggaaaagggaaaataaatattttaaatcccGTCATAGCAAACACTATCATACTTTTTTATATTTCCCATTCCATATTTGCAGCATCCATTTGAAGTTTATACTATTACCCTATTTTCCCTCAAACACATTTTATTATGGAAACAAAAAATCTTCCTAACATATTGGATTAGACTGTTGGTCACTGTGACAAATGCCTGACAGAAGAACTTAAGAGCAGGGAAGGAGTTTGAGTGAGGCTCACAGTTTCAGGGTTGACTTCATGGCCACTTGatcccattgctttgggcctgaggtGAGACTGAAAACTCATGTCAGGTCGGGTGTGGTGGAGAAGCCTGCTCACCTCAGtagggccaggaagcagagagaagcagaaaggggCAGGGacatccttccctttcttcaacCAGGCCCCATCTCCTCTACTAATGCTGTAAACTTCTGAAGCCCCCAATGGATTGGAATATTGATGCAGTCAGAAGCTTCCTGAGACAATTACTTCCCAAAGTCCTGCATCTGTCCACTGGTACATTGGGGACTGAGCCTTTTGCACAGCAGCCTTTTAAGagcacatttcatattcaaacatgAACACATGAAGATGGAATCATATAGTATATTCCTCAATCATCATCTCAACTAACAACCAGTCATGCTTCAACCTTCCCTTTCAACTCTCCTCAAACCCTGGATGGCCCTTCCTACTCTTTTCTTTCCTAAAGCAGGATTACACTGAAGGGAATTCCAGTCAGTGGATTCTTTGATCTCACAAGTAGTTTGGATGATACCCAATGTATGCactcctaaaaaagaaaaagacaaaagaaaaacacctacttaggccctggtggctcacatttgtaatcctagctagtcagacaactgagacctgaggattggggttgaaagccagccaggtaaagaaagtctgtgagactcttatctccaattaatcacccaaacaTCCGGggttggaactgtgactcaagtggtagagcaccagccttgagcaaaataaaaaacaaaaaaactgctgtttacaggtggctcatactgtaaacctagctactcaggacttgagaatcacagttcaaagccatcccacgTAGCaaattctgtgaaacttttatctccaattaaccaccaaaactcagATGTGAAGCTGTAGATCAAATGATAGCactgagcaaatgagctcaaagACAGTTCCCAGAACCAGCATAgtccctacaaaaaaaaaaaaaactcacctaATAGCATTGATTATACCTTAAATTATTACTTCAATAATACCTGTATAATATCAATTGGTGTGTAACTTTCCATAATGGGCTAAAATCCtcttttattttagttcatttcaGTCGAGTACTAAATAAGAGTACATATTTCCATCATTCCCACAACTCTTCAGTTAAAGTTCattggtttcttcttttcttatttctcataATTTATTTACTGAAGAAACCAAGGTGTTTATTTCATAGAATTTACATTTCAAACTATATTAAATCATCTACGAACTTCCTactcattatctcatttaatataGTCaacaacggggctggggatatggcctagtggcaagagtgcttgccccatatacatgaagccctgggttcgattccccagcaccacatatgcagaaaatggccacaagcagCGCTGTGAcacaagtgcagagtgctagccttgagtaaaaagatgccagggacagtgatcaggcactGAGTCGAAGGCccttgactggaaaaaaaagaatatatatatatatatatatatatatatatatatatatacatatatatttatagtcaACAACCTTGGGTGGGCACTTTTGTGCAAATTGGGAAGTTGAGGTTTGGAGAAATTAATGTTTTGAAACATGCACTCAAATCCAGATCTATCAATGTCCCAGCCCATCATTTCCCATACCCTGTGCAGCTCCTCCACAGTGCCTTGTCTGTTTCCCTGCACACCGTGGGACAGCTTTTAGGGGCTTCCTAGCCCTGGATGTGGCTGCAAATAGTTTTCTTTCAGAGAAGTGATCACTGGGAACAGAGCTTGAACTTGCATTAGACACTAACTACTGATCTCCAGTACAGGCCACAAAATCTCAGCCTTACCCATGGATAGGTTTTCCCTTTGTCCAAgtcaccaaaccaaaaaaaaaaattatctgtagGGGTAAACAGCACATGAACTTAGTGAAGTCCATTGCTAATCATGCCATTTGCATGCTCACATCTACAGTGGCTTCCTGCTGCAGCAAACTAAATGTTCTGAGCTGAACATGAGGTCTTCTACCATGTGATTTTTCCAGTCCTTGCTCCCACCCTGTGTACGTTGCATCCTGCCCACTATCATCTTTAGGAGATCTGCTGTTTCCCAGCATCCCAAGACTTTGTTCACATGGCCCCGTTCCCTACAGGCCCTGCCCTCCCAAGCCCCTTCCAGGCATTGTCGCCCATTATGGGTGTGTTAGGGACTGTGCCATCCATTCTGTagctacatattttttaaaaaaatttaattttattgtcaaggtgatttagagaggggttatagttataaatgtaatgtagtgagtacatttcttgtcacactagTTAGCTCCGTCATTTCTTTCCCACCTTCCCCAATGGTACAGTTACTTTTCAACACATTGTAttttgagtatcactgttgcattgggttAGCTTTTCAAATACAATGTATTTATCTTCCTTAAAGGCAAGGCCTGTGTTGTGTTTTTCCAATCATGCCATCCTTTGCATCCCAAAGTGCTTTGCTCCTGGTGCAAATAAGGAAGATATTCCTTATTTGGATGAGTACTTCCTTGcttgtgtgtcagttgtggaaGCCCCTGTTGCTTTAAGCTGCTTCCGGGGAAGGAAGTGTGAGAGCAGGAGCCTCTCCAGGGCTCTCCGTGTAGAAGTGGAGAATCTGGTGGCAGGAGCTGAGAGGTGGTTACCTGTAGCTCCTGCGCAGGTCTGCAGACCTTTCCCCTTTCTCACTTCTGCAGTCATGCAGTTTCCCCGACTGCAGCCCTGACCTGACTAGCCATGGGTGAGAGCTCTGCTGATTCCCAGGGAAATCAAGGCAGGGTAGAGAGTTGTGGTCATAGATGCAGGACTGAGTCCCCCTCTGCTGGACAGTCCTTCCTACACACTGTCACATTCTGACCTTCTTTGTGGCTATTCTCCTTGCCACCTGAGGGTCAGGATCACTCAGGAACCTTTCTCATTATTATTGCcctttcattttttgccagtactggggcttgaactcagggacctgttGCTTGGGAGGCTTTACCTGCTCATAACTGGCACTGTACCAGTTGATCCACACCTCTAGCCCAACTATTTGctaattcattggagatggattctTCAGAACTTTTCAGCCCTGGATGGCTTCAGTGTTTAGTCctttcagcctcagcctccttggtagcgaCCATTACTGGCATGGGCCAGCACCCAGCACACTGCTTGTGCCAATTGGAGATGTATTAGCTAACTTTATCAGCTTCCTCAGTTGGCTCAGCACCAGAACTCTTCAGTTCCTCCAAGTGAGGtccaaggaaagcctgtgagcaaCATTTTATAGAGGAGGAATATAGACTAATAGAATTCCAAGGTTACCTCAAAAAAAGATTTGGGAAAAGGGCAGATGAAGAAACTGTAGCTTTTAGAGACACCCCCCAAAATGACATATAATTAGCTCCTGCTGCTATGTAAGGTCTCTTTCTTCCTTGATGAAAACCATCCagcaaaccacagtcctccctcTACCTCACTAAAGCAGCTTCCGCCATGGTTGCTTTACCCCTTAGTTGTCCTCGCAGTCATAAGAACGTCATAAGCAAGGACTTGCTCCTTCCATGTTACTCCCTGCAGTTCTGAGGTCAGTGCTTTTTCCCATATTAGATAATTTGGCATGAGGCATATACATAAGAATATTATGAATTGGAACACTataaatgttttcttaatttcttagtGCTCTTAAGCTATAAAAGAGAGGTTAGGATACTGACTTAAAACCTTGCATTCCCACTAAAATCGAGGTTTCTGTCGCTTTGCAGTATCATTACATCAAATATTTCGAAATACTTCAAAATACGTTGAAGTGGAGCTTACCCCTTAAAAATACTcaaattagaaaaattattgTTTATTCTATCCAAGGTAAGTGCTTTAGAATCGAAGGATGGGACCGGAGGACACACCCACTCTTTGAGAGGGCTTGCTTGTGGACATGTGCCTAGATGATCATAACCCATAGGCGTCTGAGGTTCCCCACACATGAACTCCACTCTGGAGCTGCCCACTGGGCAGGCGATGCTTGGCCATGTCAGCAGCTCTTAGGTGTCTTTCTGCTTCCTTAGCCAATTTTCacttgagggggggaggggctccaTCCCCTTCCCTCTGTTCTCATGGTTCCCAACCTCAGCTCAGAGTAGGTGACTTTAGGAGAGGAGACCCGTGAGCACTTGAGATTGCTTCTTTCCCAGATCCACTTCTAGTTCACATTGCCTCTCAGCAGCAGTGTCCCTACATTGTTTTCTCAAGTCCTTTTTGCTCATCACAgtattcttctttccctcttccttcgaACTCTGAGCATCTCATCCCCAGCACTCCATCGAGATGCCCTAAACAACATGGGTGGTGAGCAGAATAGAGAAATAGGTGCACAGATTGTAAAAAGCCAACTACAAGCTGGGTGTTGGTAAGGCTCAcagctaaaatcctagctacttgggagacagagctcTGGAgaagcagtttgaagtcagcccagacagataaGCCTGCGTCTCCATCGGCAACATCACCAGAGAAGTAGGGGTGGAGGCTCATCAAGTGATGTGCGCCAGTGAGGCATGCTGTGCAAGCAACAACAAGGCAGCACTAGGAAACACAGAGAACAGACAGTTTatgacagagagaggggagggctaGTGGAAAGAGGAGAGCCATCCAGGAGAAATGCATGCCCAACCAGCTGTGGGGAGGCTTCGGCACAGGGAGACCTGAGGAGCTATGGGCCTTTGCACTGGGCCCAGGATGTTAGCTGAGCAGGTTTCCTGTGGGAGGTTCCGTTGTGCTCCCTGGAGTCATGTGGTAACCCAAGTAGTCACCTTGACACACCTGCGCAGGCCCCCTGGAGCATGGGGTGCGTGCGGGAGGAGATTATATCCACTGTAGCATAGGAAGATGCGTGCATGAACAGAGACCCAGATCTGTCCCACTGAGGAACTGGAGGGGACAGAGACTGGAAACTGTTGGGGGGTTGGGGGTTGCTGTGCCCTGTTCCTGGTATGCCAGTCTAACATACATTCAAAATGAATGCAGAGGCAACAGCAGTAAGCTTTAGGAAATTAAAATTCTGTTGGGTTTGACATTTTCAGATTTATATAGTAATTGATTATTTGACACAACAAAGATACACAGCAGGTATGAAATGGCAACTAGCATTTATCTCTTGTTTCATAGTGTATCTTTACAGGTCTCTGAGAAAGATACCATAGCATTAGagggtgtgtgactcaagtggtagaaggccttaAGAAGagggaagccctaggctcaaacTACAGTAATGCAAACTAAACAAACCAAGAGCTCCTCAAAACCTTCAAGGAGTCAAAGTTGGTAAGGGTAGGACAAAggactttttttggccagtccagggcggtgagctcagggcctgagcactgtccctggcttctgttttgctcaaggctagcagtctgccacttgagccacagcaccacctctggccattttctgtatatgtggtgctgaggaatcgaacccagggcctcatgtatatgaggcaagcactcttgccactaggccatactcccagccccaggacaaagGACTTGGAAAGACATTTCTCAAAGCAAACAGGTAAGTGGCCGATAAAAAATGGCCATGAAACAAAGCTCAATGTTACAAGTCATCAGGAAAGAGCAAGTTAAAAGCACAATGAGAAAAGTATAAGTCTGTCAATTAATGTCTTTTTAAGTAACTGATTTAGCTATTTtaccaatatataaaaatataaaaatatcatattGTATATCATATATGTACAATTCTGTCAGTTAAAGAAAAACACTGAAATAAAAGTACTCTAAAATTCTGAAGTTAAATACTCTTTATATTTTGACATATAAActaggaaatgaaaaatgaagaaacccAAATAATTAGTAGTCAGAGAAAATATGCTCAACTTTCTttagctgttttctttctttccttcattattcTTCCCCCTTTTTCTACCTTCTtcatctctatttcttttttttgtagtttaaaaaggtttttattcattttcatcaggaaaaaaaaggacagtCTCAATACCAACTTGTCACCTACTCATAAATTTGAACTTACAAGATTCACTACTCTAGATAACTGTACCTACTAACACAGCTTGAAGTGGATCTCCCTTCCATCCCCTAAGGTTCCATATTGAAATAAACAATTCCTTACAATAGCCAACATTGTCACTTGGTCATAGCAAAACAAGGCCAAAGAATTTCAACTTGGTAGCCAACAAATACAAATATCAGAACAAAGTTGCAGGGATTTAGAGAAAAAAGGCAGGTATCAGCATAAACAACTTGTAGCTGTGTAATTTAAGATCACCTTTTCTGTGTGTAAACATGTCAATCTTAGCAGCCTATGTAGGAACATGGAAAACTCCAAATCCAACCATACTGAATAAACTCAGAATTTGTCAGCCACATTTCCTTTTAAACCTAAAACGTTTGATGCACCAGAAGCTGGTATGACACTCAATCATTTAACCTCCCATCAACAAACCCAAGATTTAAGCATTTTCCCCCACTGTTCCTTCCTATGTCTGAATATAGAAATGCTTATTAATTCATGCATCAAATGCACTGAGACCTACTAGTGTTGACCTTACCTAAGAACTCAACACAAGCTAACAAACTCCTCAAAATGCCCACCTGGAAACATCTTGTTCATCTGCCGGTGGCTGTGACCTACCTATCAACAGAAACCCAAATCTTAATCTGTTGATGAAACTATAATGGACAATTTCTTATGTATCTGGTTCCTACCCGCTTTGTAGTACTCTTTCCTCAAGGTTATCTGGAGACTTCTTTCATAATTAAAAGAACTAAAGTCATGGTGTTgcctaaccatttttttttctagcagacCAGATTACCCAAAGCAATTAGGAAGTTATACGTGGTTTGCCAGAGAATTATGAACAAGTCATGCTgctaaaaattgttttttaggGAGTGTTGGGCACTCCGTTACATCCCCAGCTCAAGTCTTTCTCTTTAAGAATACAACCCAAAAGTCTACTGCAAAACTTGTaaccacgggctggggatatggcctagtggcaagagtgcctgcctcatatacatgaggccctgggttcgattccccagcaccacatatacagaaaatggccggaagtggcgctgtggctcatgtggcagagtgctagccttgagcaaaaggaagccagggacagtgctcaggccctgagtccaagccccaggactggcaaaaaaaaaacaaaaaaacaaacaacaacaacaaaaaatttgtaacCACAATACTACGACTTAAGTTTTGAAGATAGTCTCAGATAACCAGAGAGGGAAAGAACATTATTTGAGTTTTAGTTAACAGGAAAATCAAGCCTGAGAAGCAGAGAATATACTTACACTGTGGCTGGCTATTTATAAAGGACCACAGCTCCTTCCTATGGACCAACTTCCTACAAAATAAACTGCCTTAAttattgcttctttaaaaaaattttttacagTGCTATGTAGTCCTGATGCAGAAACAATCACATAAGGAAGCATTTATTTGAGGTTTAACATGAAATTGTACAAATAAAAGTTTGTATAAACAAATCCACATTGAGTCATAACACATAACAAaggacaaagtaaaaacaaagaaaactaactGGCAGCTATATACAGTTGGACACAATTGTGTCTTATACACTAGAAAGTCTTTACAAAATAATCAGATCAACAGAAGACCAAATCTTCAATGTAGTCCTGTAAGATGGGTTTCTTTAGCATCTCCTGCTTTCTCTAATGTTCTCCTTTAGTATGGCTGGTAATTATTTTGGTGATTGCCACCTCCTCGGGATGCCTTGCCATAAGTGCTCTGTTGACCACTGTAGTCTGCATATTCCTGTCCATATCCATAGTTCCCATAGTTATATCCAGTATAATCATATCCGCCATAGCCACTATAGTTTTGATCACCACCATAGGCACTATTGTAATTTCCATATCCTTGAACATAAAAGTTATTAAATCCTTGGTTCCAGTTTTGGCCCTGACCTCGGCCATGACCCCTAGTACCACCTCTTCCTCCAGCTGCCgcacctcttcctcctttctgttgttgctgttgctgcctATACACCTCTTTGGGTTGTGCAACTTTGATCTCACACTTCCCAGAACCAATTTGATGGTATCTGCTTTCTAACAACTTCTTTACTGGCTCCTCATCTGTATATGTgataaaacaaaaccctcttctctcatttgtttttgtatcCATGGGAAGTTCAATACTTTCCATCTCTCCAAAAGCtccaaaatattctttaatttgtTCTTCAGAAGTATCTGGGCTCAGTCCACCTACAAAAACCTTTTTAGGGGGTTCTTTGCCTTTTAA carries:
- the LOC125348286 gene encoding heterogeneous nuclear ribonucleoprotein D-like gives rise to the protein MRQHPSTDHPATMEDMKEYSNIEEFAEGSKINASKNQQDDGKMFIGGLSWDTSKKDLTEYLSRFGEVVDCTIKTDPVTGRSRGFGFVLFKDAASVDKVLELKEHKLDGKLIDPKRAKALKGKEPPKKVFVGGLSPDTSEEQIKEYFGAFGEMESIELPMDTKTNERRGFCFITYTDEEPVKKLLESRYHQIGSGKCEIKVAQPKEVYRQQQQQQKGGRGAAAGGRGGTRGHGRGQGQNWNQGFNNFYVQGYGNYNSAYGGDQNYSGYGGYDYTGYNYGNYGYGQEYADYSGQQSTYGKASRGGGNHQNNYQPY